In the genome of Candidatus Kryptonium sp., the window TTGACATTTTTGAATTGTTTTTGTTTTCGTGGTGAATTTTCTATTCCATTAGGATTGAAGCTGGATGCCACAAGTTTAATCCGCTTTCTTCGTCGTAAACTCTTTCAAGCGGTTCACCTTCAAATTCTTCAATTATCAACTCACAAGCGAAAACCTCCGTGCCGATCATCAAATGTCCACCGAAACATTTCCCCTGGTTATCTGCAAGCACAATGTGACAATGAACAAATGGCTGACCGTTTAGCACGCTTACATTCCCGATGCAAGCTACTATCTCCATTTCGTTGTCAAATTCAATGTTGTGATATTTTTTCTCAATTTGATCGTAGAAAGCTATAACTGCTTTTTTCACAGCTCCAATTGCCGTGATTTTGCCAATTCTAATGTTTTCTTCTTTACAGATTTTTGTTATGCTTTCAAGCAGGTCAGCACCTTGTGGAAGGCGACCGATGTAAGTCCTACGCAGTGAGTATTGTTTTCTTGACATTAAATTTCTCCAGATTTAGTTATCAAATAAACCTGGTTGTTTGTCTGATCTTGTTTTTATAAGTCCGAAATGTTTATAAGCAAGTTCAGTTGCGACTCTTCCGCGCGGGGTTCTTTTCAGAAATCCCTCTTGGATTAGATATGGCTCGTAAACTTCTTCAATAGTTCCTTCTTCTTCACCTACTGCGACGGCGATTGTTCCAATCCCAACTGGACCGCCGTTGTATTTTTCAATGATTGTTAAAAGTATCCTTTTGTCCATATCGTCAAGACCGTGTTCATCAACATCAAGCGCTTTTAAAGCGTATTCAGCGACCTCTTTAGTTATGACTCCGCCGTATTGAGATAAATTTTCATCTGCTTGAGCGAAGTCCCTTGCTCTTTTTAGTAATCTATTTGCAATT includes:
- a CDS encoding DNA-binding protein, whose protein sequence is MSRKQYSLRRTYIGRLPQGADLLESITKICKEENIRIGKITAIGAVKKAVIAFYDQIEKKYHNIEFDNEMEIVACIGNVSVLNGQPFVHCHIVLADNQGKCFGGHLMIGTEVFACELIIEEFEGEPLERVYDEESGLNLWHPASILME